A single Capricornis sumatraensis isolate serow.1 chromosome 20, serow.2, whole genome shotgun sequence DNA region contains:
- the EPN1 gene encoding epsin-1 isoform X1: MSTSSLRRQVKNIVHNYSEAEIKVREATSNDPWGPSSSLMSEIADLTYNVVAFSEIMSMIWKRLNDHGKNWRHVYKAMTLMEYLIKTGSERVSQQCKENMYAVQTLKDFQYVDRDGKDQGVNVREKARQLVALLRDEDRLREERAHALKTKEKLAQTATASSAAVGSGPPPEAEQAWPQSSGEEELQLQLALAMSKEEADQPPSCGPEDDAQLQLALSLSREEHDKEERIRRGDDLRLQMAIEESKRETAGQEESSLMDLAGVFTAPAAAPATDPWGAPVPMAAALPTAAPASDPWGGPPVPQAADPWGGPAPTPASGDPWRPAAPAGPPADPWGGTQAPAAGEGPAPDPWGGSDGGAPVSGPLASDPWAPTPAFSDPWGGSPAKPSTNGTAVAGGFDTEADEFSDFDRLRTALPASGSSTGELELLAGEVPARSPGAFDMSGVGGSLAEAVGSPPPVAAPTPTPPTRKTPESFLGPNAALVDLDSLVSRPGPAAPGAKASNPFLPSGAPATGPSITNPFQPAPPATLTLNQLRISPVPPVAGAPPTYISPLGGGPGLPPMMPPGPPAPNTNPFLL; this comes from the exons ATGTCGACCTCCTCACTGCGGCGCCAGGTGAAGAACATCGTCCACAACTACTCGGAGGCCGAGATCAAGGTGCGGGAGGCCACGAGCAACGACCCCTGGGGCCCGTCCAGCTCGCTCATGTCTGAGATCGCCGACCTCACCTACAACGTggttgccttctccgagatcaTGAGCATGATCTGGAAGCGGCTCAATGACCACGGCAAGAACTGGCGGCACGTCTACAAG GCCATGACGCTGATGGAGTACCTCATCAAGACGGGCTCGGAGCGCGTGTCACAGCAGTGCAAGGAGAACATGTACGCCGTGCAGACCCTGAAGGACTTCCAGTACGTGGACCGCGATGGCAAGGACCAGGGCGTGAACGTGCGTGAGAAGGCCAGGCAGCTGGTGGCCCTGTTGCGCGACGAGGACCGGCTGCGGGAGGAGCGTGCCCACGCGCTCAAAACCAAGGAGAAGCTGGCGCAGACTGCCACGG CTTCCTCCGCAGCCGTGGGCTCCGGGCCCCCGCCCGAGGCGGAGCAGGCCTGGCCGCAGAGCAGCGGGGAGGAGGAGCTGCAGCTGCAGCTGGCGCTGGCCATGAGCAAGGAGGAGGCCGACCAG cccccgTCCTGCGGCCCCGAGGATGACGCCCAGCTCCAGCTGGCCCTTAGTTTGAGCCGCGAGGAGCACGATAAG GAGGAGCGGATCCGCCGTGGGGACGACCTGCGGCTGCAGATGGCCATAGAGGAGAGCAAGAGGGAGACCGCGGGCCAGGAGGAG TCATCACTCATGGATCTTGCTGGCGTCTTCACGGCCCCGGCGGCTGCTCCTGCCACGGATCCCTGGGGGGCGCCTGTGCCCATGGCTGCTGCCCTCCCCACGGCCGCCCCTGCTTCGGACCCTTGGGGGGGACCGCCTGTCCCTCAGGCCGCTGATCCTTGGGGGGGTCCAGCCCCTACCCCGGCCTCTGGGGACCCCTGGAGGCCTGCTGCCCCTGCAGGGCCCCCAGCTGACCCTTGGGggggaacccaggcccctgcggCTGGAGAAGGACCAGCACCCGACCCGTGGGGGGGCTCCGATG gtGGGGCCCCAGTTAGCGGACCCCTGGCCTCTGACCCGTGGGCCCCAACTCCGGCCTTCTCAGACCCCTGGGGGGGGTCCCCTGCCAAGCCCAGCACCAATGGCACTGCAG TGGCTGGGGGTTTTGACACGGAGGCTGACGAGTTCTCTGACTTCGACCGCCTGCGCACGGCCCTGCCGGCCTCTGGGAGCAGCACAG GGGAGCTGGAGCTGCTCGCTGGAGAGGTGCCCGCCCGCAGCCCTGGCGCCTTCGACATGAGCGGGGTCGGGGGCTCTCTGGCTGAGGCTGTGGGGAGCCCCCCGCCCGTGGCCGCCCCGACCCCCACGCCGCCCACGCGCAAGACACCCGAGTCTTTTCTGGGCCCCAACGCCGCGCTGGTGGACCTGGACTCGCTGGTGAGCCGGCCGGGCCCCGCGGCGCCCGGGGCCAAGGCTTCCAACCCTTTCTTGCCAAGTG GAGCACCGGCCACCGGcccttccatcaccaacccctTCCAGCCTGCGCCCCCCGCGACGCTCACCCTGAACCAGCTCCGGATCAGCCCTGTGCCCCCGGTCGCGGGAGCGCCGCCCACGTACATCTCTCCCCTCGGCGGGGGCCCTGGCCTGCCCCCTATGATGCCCCCGGGACCCCCGGCCCCCAACACTAACCCCTTCCTCCTATAA
- the EPN1 gene encoding epsin-1 isoform X2: MSTSSLRRQVKNIVHNYSEAEIKVREATSNDPWGPSSSLMSEIADLTYNVVAFSEIMSMIWKRLNDHGKNWRHVYKAMTLMEYLIKTGSERVSQQCKENMYAVQTLKDFQYVDRDGKDQGVNVREKARQLVALLRDEDRLREERAHALKTKEKLAQTATASSAAVGSGPPPEAEQAWPQSSGEEELQLQLALAMSKEEADQEERIRRGDDLRLQMAIEESKRETAGQEESSLMDLAGVFTAPAAAPATDPWGAPVPMAAALPTAAPASDPWGGPPVPQAADPWGGPAPTPASGDPWRPAAPAGPPADPWGGTQAPAAGEGPAPDPWGGSDGGAPVSGPLASDPWAPTPAFSDPWGGSPAKPSTNGTAVAGGFDTEADEFSDFDRLRTALPASGSSTGELELLAGEVPARSPGAFDMSGVGGSLAEAVGSPPPVAAPTPTPPTRKTPESFLGPNAALVDLDSLVSRPGPAAPGAKASNPFLPSGAPATGPSITNPFQPAPPATLTLNQLRISPVPPVAGAPPTYISPLGGGPGLPPMMPPGPPAPNTNPFLL; encoded by the exons ATGTCGACCTCCTCACTGCGGCGCCAGGTGAAGAACATCGTCCACAACTACTCGGAGGCCGAGATCAAGGTGCGGGAGGCCACGAGCAACGACCCCTGGGGCCCGTCCAGCTCGCTCATGTCTGAGATCGCCGACCTCACCTACAACGTggttgccttctccgagatcaTGAGCATGATCTGGAAGCGGCTCAATGACCACGGCAAGAACTGGCGGCACGTCTACAAG GCCATGACGCTGATGGAGTACCTCATCAAGACGGGCTCGGAGCGCGTGTCACAGCAGTGCAAGGAGAACATGTACGCCGTGCAGACCCTGAAGGACTTCCAGTACGTGGACCGCGATGGCAAGGACCAGGGCGTGAACGTGCGTGAGAAGGCCAGGCAGCTGGTGGCCCTGTTGCGCGACGAGGACCGGCTGCGGGAGGAGCGTGCCCACGCGCTCAAAACCAAGGAGAAGCTGGCGCAGACTGCCACGG CTTCCTCCGCAGCCGTGGGCTCCGGGCCCCCGCCCGAGGCGGAGCAGGCCTGGCCGCAGAGCAGCGGGGAGGAGGAGCTGCAGCTGCAGCTGGCGCTGGCCATGAGCAAGGAGGAGGCCGACCAG GAGGAGCGGATCCGCCGTGGGGACGACCTGCGGCTGCAGATGGCCATAGAGGAGAGCAAGAGGGAGACCGCGGGCCAGGAGGAG TCATCACTCATGGATCTTGCTGGCGTCTTCACGGCCCCGGCGGCTGCTCCTGCCACGGATCCCTGGGGGGCGCCTGTGCCCATGGCTGCTGCCCTCCCCACGGCCGCCCCTGCTTCGGACCCTTGGGGGGGACCGCCTGTCCCTCAGGCCGCTGATCCTTGGGGGGGTCCAGCCCCTACCCCGGCCTCTGGGGACCCCTGGAGGCCTGCTGCCCCTGCAGGGCCCCCAGCTGACCCTTGGGggggaacccaggcccctgcggCTGGAGAAGGACCAGCACCCGACCCGTGGGGGGGCTCCGATG gtGGGGCCCCAGTTAGCGGACCCCTGGCCTCTGACCCGTGGGCCCCAACTCCGGCCTTCTCAGACCCCTGGGGGGGGTCCCCTGCCAAGCCCAGCACCAATGGCACTGCAG TGGCTGGGGGTTTTGACACGGAGGCTGACGAGTTCTCTGACTTCGACCGCCTGCGCACGGCCCTGCCGGCCTCTGGGAGCAGCACAG GGGAGCTGGAGCTGCTCGCTGGAGAGGTGCCCGCCCGCAGCCCTGGCGCCTTCGACATGAGCGGGGTCGGGGGCTCTCTGGCTGAGGCTGTGGGGAGCCCCCCGCCCGTGGCCGCCCCGACCCCCACGCCGCCCACGCGCAAGACACCCGAGTCTTTTCTGGGCCCCAACGCCGCGCTGGTGGACCTGGACTCGCTGGTGAGCCGGCCGGGCCCCGCGGCGCCCGGGGCCAAGGCTTCCAACCCTTTCTTGCCAAGTG GAGCACCGGCCACCGGcccttccatcaccaacccctTCCAGCCTGCGCCCCCCGCGACGCTCACCCTGAACCAGCTCCGGATCAGCCCTGTGCCCCCGGTCGCGGGAGCGCCGCCCACGTACATCTCTCCCCTCGGCGGGGGCCCTGGCCTGCCCCCTATGATGCCCCCGGGACCCCCGGCCCCCAACACTAACCCCTTCCTCCTATAA